aatgaaaagcaatACCACGTGATATATGCCTATGTGGCaaagtctatatatatatattaaatatacattttggtaaatattatttattaaatataattaaatgcataatactttttaaatattaaatttatttatttttatgttaataattatttttaaataatgttttattttcttattatatctATTATTAATTCTTGTAATACTATatgaattaaattcaaataaaaataaatatatttaatagtaCGAAACATGAAaagcattaaataattttttatttaataaataagatggTTTATGAAGAAGatgttaaaaatttagaattaattatGCTTTTAAGTATTAAGAAgattaagtttaaaattttcCATGAGTGTAATTTAAGCAATTCATTTGAAGTTATTTATCTTATGTTAATTAGTTCACATATAATGTcacattataattatttatatatattttatttcaataatataattttatgtaacCAATGAATTATCCAtcttatatgatatttaaatgacaaaaaaatatttttttttactcataaaTATCTGTCaaccaaaacttaattttaaataatgtaatatCTGAGGTAGATCATTTccgataattaaaaaaactaaataacaatatctaaaaataaacaattttacaaGCGTGGAGAAAATATAACAAGGATACAATTAGAAAGAAAACATAGACGCCCATATTCGTTAAAGAGCGAAGAATAAGAAATTTATTACATGATGACCCGTGAACTTGCAAGATTATCCAAATACTGAAATCTCATCAATTCAATCAACTTgaataaaaagacaaaagagCTACAGACATATAAAGCCGTGACACACCCCCATTACAAAGCTATAAATACGATTAAACTTTAGGCACAAATTTAATTCCATAACATAAATAATAGCCCAAAATCTTCCACTATATATAGTTAGCAATGAAACCTTATTATTCCCATTACCCTAAAACCAAACTCACCAATATAGAAGAAATATCAATACCCAAAAGACTTTGCAATAATAgtcaaattaatttgacaatatcATTGTCTCCAAAGTCAAGACAACTTAGGTGTTAATTaaccatttttaattatttggtgCAAAGTTCACGAGCAACTCCAAGCCTTGAATTGGGCACGTCATAGAGCACACGGTGGTTTTGTTGCTGCATGTTGGCAATGACATTGAGCACTGAGTTCACGTTATCAGGAGCCGAAGCCATGGCCAAGCATGAGGTGCTGCCAGCAGTGCTGTGTATGAGAATGTTGTCCTGTGGCAGCGTCACGTTCATGCCTGAGAACATGAATGTGATGGTGGGTGCAACTATTGGGACTGTGTAGCATGTGTCAAAGCCTCCTAGGGATGTCACTGTTAGGTTTGCCTTTGCCGCCATCGCCACTCTTCGCCGGAACTCGTCCCGGACAGCCGTGTATACCGGTGCAACTAGCCTGGTGAAGACCGTGCCTGAAAATGTTCAGCAACGAATTAAAATGTTAGTATTTACTTATGATGGGACGAGCCGATAGTTTGATTTTTgcatacattaattaaaaatcactttaaatatgattttaaaaataattataataataattaattaataggcTTATCACGATTTATAAACAGTGTAAAAGGtattaatactttttaattaaattctacaGTTAACAGTAATGTTCTTCATTTGTGGCTTTttcttaaaagattattttctttttcacgaaaaaatgcaaagaagaaagagaggCCATACTATGttattgggttttttttttcaaaaaaggcATGCGGGACACTGCATGGGGACTGGGAAGAGAGTGATGTATGAATATCACGTGTAGCATTTTGACTCAATATGtgacttttttatttctaaaaaacctaataacaaataatttttaattattaagtttaaaacttaaactttagttgttttatattttgatctGACTTTCGTTCGACTAATTAAGTCTTATAACATAAAGTGTATTTTTTCtcttgtattattattttcttaaatgtcTGGGTAGAAAGGCATTACCAGAATCAAAGACGGTGCCGGCTCCGGTGGCCGCATTGAACGCCAACGCTGCTGGAGGAATATCGACAATTTTCCGGCCAACCCTAATTGCAAACAAGTTCACATAATAGAGGGAAGATCTTCTAGGATTCTTGAGAAGAGGGGTATACTTGATCCTTATGGGCTGGGCCACAGGCCCAAGTCTCAGTGACCCAGAGAAGTTAAGTGATTTAAAGCTGGGCAAGCAGTAAGAGAATGTGGACTGGTAGAGGTTTTGGGTCTGGGACAACAATGACAATGGGCCTCGGCCCAAGCCCAATAGCCCCTGTGGTGGTGTACTGGGCCCAGTAGTCTTTGCAACACACCCAAAGGTGTACCCAGGAATAGGGTCAGTGGCTAGAGTAACAGTGTCTTGGACCACATTAGCAGCTATTGAGGAGCTACCATAGGTCAAGTTGAAGGTGCACGCGCTTGTTCCGCAACTGGGGCTAGGTACCTGAAAAAAATGTTCACATTtgctttagaagaaaaaaaaaacaagtcatttctcaaaaaaaaaaaaaagtctcgtGAACCCTTGCCTGGCAAAAAGTGCACATAGTTTTTGTAGATTTTGAAATTTGTTGGATAGGGATATAGGCAGAGCAAGTCAACCCCACTCGCTATGCATGTTTCTATGTGATGATAGTGAAGAGAATCATTGGAGTGAAATTACCCTCCTTCCAcgtcaagaaaaagaaaaagactaatggcaaaaaaaatagtctGGGCCATCCAAAACTAATCCTCACTATTGTTTAGCAATTATCACAATCTTTAATGTAGTACACTCATAAAAGACGTCAGAATTGTAATGTAGTGGGACTCGAGTTCACATGATTCATATTTCGTTttcaaatgaaatataaaatgcattataatttttttttaaatgatacatAGACAATTCATGCCTATACATCCCAAGTTAAAAAGATAGAAGAGAAAAGTGTAGATATTTATAATGATATaatatggagaaaaaaaatgtgacaatAGAGTATTTCTACTTGGGGATATAAAAAACTATCACTCGGATTTAATTGCACATAAGTCCATTTATCCCGGTTGTGTACAATGAAAACTGCCATAATTCTGTAAGTAACGATATTggatatttcaaaatttcccatTACAGTCAAGCTACTAAAaagagcaattttttttttacaataataataaagatagaATTTAAGTTCTCATGCATATTACTTAAATATTCTAACCTTTAAACAGTAGCTGACCCTAGTGGGTTAGTTACTAAACGAGCATTGGAACAAATAACTTTAAGCAATAATTATAAGTTAATCAATCATCACACACAAAAAACGGTAAATTAATTTGGATCTTGGCACGGTGTtttcgtttttgttttttgttttttttccttctagtcATGGAAGCCATGAGTGCTATCTGTTTTAAACTGACATAGGAGCAGAGAGACAGCAAAAATAAGCTGAAAAGTTATATCTACGCGACATTTTAATGTTTGGCTTCTTTCTATTCATGGAATCTGGAGTGTGAACCTACATGATGAATTCAGAAGAAGTAAAATGGAAAGGACTCCCAAAATGTGATGTAAAAGTTCACAATTAAGGGTAtgcttgcattttttatttgaggGTCCAAAAATATGTCTGAAAGTAATATCAGATTTAATGTTTATGtatgtaaaacaattttatattttttcttccataTCAGTTTGAGATTTTGTTTGATTATcctaaaaaaaagtatgtttaagagtaaaattttgtttcaaaactCAATATTAGAgaagtaatattaaaatattttttaaactttaatccAAAAATACACTAACCTTATTGCATTCAGGAGAGCCACAGCTAACATTCTTGAAAGTGGTGGACTTTTCAGGAGCAAAAAGGGTTGAAGTGCAGCCATCACAGGCAGTGCAAGGGATCCAAGCAGCATCATTGCTAGTGTCTATGGCCAAGAGCAAGGTTTGTGGTGGGGTCCCTATTTTGGCCCTCACAATGTAAGTTGGGCTTTGAATAATTTGCCTTCCTGAGGCAATGGGCACAATTGACCTCCCAGCCACCATGCTAGCCAGGAACTGTAGCCTGGCTTGGTCCTTGGCCTGCAGCTGGAGGACACTCTCTGCCCATGAGAGTGGCTTTGATGGCCTAAATGGGGAACATGGGCTGAAcacatggaaaacttcaagGGTTGAGCCATGGTCTTGGGTGTCACATTTGGGGGTGAGTCCTTGGACTAGGGAGAAGAGTAGGAAGAGAAGTAAAGGAGAGAGTGAGAGTGTGGTTTTCATGGCTATTGATGTGGTTGGATTTTGGTGCCTTTCACTAGAGT
The nucleotide sequence above comes from Glycine soja cultivar W05 chromosome 11, ASM419377v2, whole genome shotgun sequence. Encoded proteins:
- the LOC114377193 gene encoding aspartyl protease AED3-like, encoding MKTTLSLSPLLLFLLFSLVQGLTPKCDTQDHGSTLEVFHVFSPCSPFRPSKPLSWAESVLQLQAKDQARLQFLASMVAGRSIVPIASGRQIIQSPTYIVRAKIGTPPQTLLLAIDTSNDAAWIPCTACDGCTSTLFAPEKSTTFKNVSCGSPECNKVPSPSCGTSACTFNLTYGSSSIAANVVQDTVTLATDPIPGYTFGCVAKTTGPSTPPQGLLGLGRGPLSLLSQTQNLYQSTFSYCLPSFKSLNFSGSLRLGPVAQPIRIKYTPLLKNPRRSSLYYVNLFAIRVGRKIVDIPPAALAFNAATGAGTVFDSGTVFTRLVAPVYTAVRDEFRRRVAMAAKANLTVTSLGGFDTCYTVPIVAPTITFMFSGMNVTLPQDNILIHSTAGSTSCLAMASAPDNVNSVLNVIANMQQQNHRVLYDVPNSRLGVARELCTK